The following coding sequences lie in one Danio rerio strain Tuebingen ecotype United States chromosome 3, GRCz12tu, whole genome shotgun sequence genomic window:
- the LOC141375059 gene encoding uncharacterized protein gives MALLSIKDGIMLECQLNDYYPEELDVQWLSNGQHVTTTTNRMLQNRKGEKTFTYISQLHIGSSNDYKKYTCKATHKSEVYQQEYDRCTANFLIKPSIQILKDHLRDIIKVGKVTFSCIVKAPDNTIVSWLVDGQHKQHTTQGKDLSNNFVSNLTVTKDLLKKTIVCTARHPCFPDESARFQADDIKKDPVVVIRRSFMDLSNAVLECVVRDLPPGEVCITFQANNVDISELDCVDLAPSINSSSLIRPFTIPSSHQKKQNVFTCKVQRPFKQWTSKPTGGIFDNASLELVTGSRVVQSGSEYQKLLCSATGFYPEIQWLSQFSVKPSNSSTVTLMQDGHVKVYSELLVPQDEWNKGFNYTCRTTDGPSRETVEKSTSICSANSLIKPSIQIKKNPLRDFIKVGKVTFSCIVKAPDNTIVSWLVDGQHKQHTTQGKDLFNNFVSSLTVTKDLLKKTIVCTARHPCFPDESARIQADDIKKDPVVMIRRSFMDLSNAVLECVVRDLPPGEVCITFQANNVDISELDCVDLAPSINSLSLIRPFTIPSSHQKKQNVFTCKVQRPFKQWTSKPTGGIFDNASLELVTGPRVVQSSSEYQKLLCSATGFYPEIKWLSQFSVKPSNSSTVTLMQDGHVKVYSEILVPQDEWNKGFNYTCRTTDGPSRETVEKSTSICSANSLIKPAIQITKNPLRDFIKVGKVTFSCIVKAPDNTIVSWLVDGQHKQHTTQGKDLSNNFVSSLTVTKDLLKKTIVCTARHPCFPDESARFQADDIKKGPVVMIRRSFMDLSNAVLECVVRDLPPGEVCITFQANNVDISELDCVDLAPSINSLSLIRPFTIPSSHQKKQNVFTCKVQRPFKQWTSKPTGGIFDNASLELVTGSRVVQSGSEYQKLLCSATGFYPEIQWLSQFSVKPSNSSTVTLMQDGHVKVYSEILVPQDEWNKGFNYTCRTTDGPSRETVEQSTSICSVIAPSSQQADVYLLGPPLNFASSDLNLTCIVIGQNVKYFIIQWKVNGNTSYGNDQTPVQHSNGTQSKVNKLKVSVNAWNSHALFTCEVKHLCSVDAQQQNILKTREPKQPTVRILRPSDSDLSGVKNTSLVCFISDFFPSDILVEWKLNKKLISKSQFTNSPVVAHSSGGFSMHSALILPGDEQKDDIYYCEVSHESSQRPIIASLENLYASLHHSAPSAELLQGADGLMCLVSGFSPSSINITWFMGMTEMSEQNKTKLAKDPDGKFIIQSHLPLKPSEWAPGEVYTCRVTHITGTQWFNISKNSVISEEAIFMNENKPEFIPQDTVGEVWNMACAFLILFLLALVYGCTVTLVKVKTE, from the exons ATGGCTCTGCTGAGTATAAAGGATGGGATCATGTTGGAGTGCCAGTTGAATGATTACTACCCAGAGGAGCTTGATGTACAATGGCTTAGTAATGGTCAGCATGTCACTACAACTACAAACAGAATGCTGCAGAACAGAAAAGGGGAGAAAACCTTTACTTACATAAGTCAACTGCATATTGGTTCTTCAAATGATTACAAGAAATACACTTGTAAAGCCACCCACAAATCTGAAGTATATCAGCAAGAATATGACAGGTGCACAG CAAATTTTTTGATCAAACCTTCAATCCAAATATTAAAAGACCATCTCAGAGACATTATAAAAGTGGGCAAAGTCACATTTTCATGTATTGTTAAAGCTCCAGACAATACTATAGTGTCATGGTTGGTAGATGGCCAACATAAACAACACACCACACAAGGCAAAGACCTGTCCAATAACTTTGTGAGCAACTTGACTGTGACAAAAGATTTGTTGAAGAAAACCATTGTTTGTACTGCTCGACATCCGTGTTTCCCAGATGAGAGTGCTAGATTTCAGGCTG ATGATATAAAGAAGGATCCTGTAGTGGTGATCAGGAGGTCTTTCATGGATTTAAGTAATGCTGTGCTGGAGTGTGTTGTGCGTGATCTTCCACCTGGTGAGGTCTGCATCACTTTCCAGGCCAATAATGTCGACATCTCAGAACTCGATTGTGTGGATTTGGCCCCCTCTATAAACAGTTCGTCCTTGATTAGACCTTTTACAATACCCAGTTCACATCAGAAGAAACAAAATGTCTTTACCTGTAAAGTTCAAAGACCCTTCAAACAGTGGACGTCAAAACCTACTGGAGGCATTTTTG ATAATGCTTCCTTAGAGCTTGTTACTGGTTCTAGAGTGGTTCAGTCTGGTTCAGAGTACCAAAAGCTGCTGTGCTCTGCCACAGGGTTTTATCCAGAGATACAGTGGCTTTCACAATTTAGTGTAAAACCTAGCAATTCTTCAACCGTCACACTGATGCAAGATGGCCATGTGAAAGTGTACAGTGAGTTATTAGTACCCCAGGACGAGTGGAATAAAGGATTCAATTACACCTGCCGAACTACAGATGGGCCCAGTAGAGAAACCGTTGAAAAAAGCACCAGTATTTGTTCAG CAAATTCTTTGATCAAACCTTCAATCCAAATAAAGAAAAACCCTCTCAGAGACTTTATAAAAGTGGGCAAAGTCACATTTTCATGTATTGTTAAAGCTCCAGACAATACTATAGTGTCATGGTTGGTAGATGGCCAACATAAACAACACACCACACAAGGCAAAGACCTGTTCAATAATTTTGTGAGCAGCTTGACTGTGACTAAAGATTTGTTGAAGAAAACCATTGTTTGTACTGCTCGACATCCGTGTTTCCCAGATGAGAGTGCTAGAATTCAGGCTG ATGATATAAAGAAGGATCCTGTAGTGATGATCAGGAGGTCTTTCATGGATTTAAGTAATGCTGTGCTGGAGTGTGTTGTGCGTGATCTTCCACCTGGTGAGGTCTGCATCACTTTCCAGGCCAATAATGTCGACATCTCAGAACTCGATTGTGTGGATTTGGCCCCCTCTATAAACAGTTTGTCATTGATTAGACCTTTTACAATACCCAGTTCACATCAGAAGAAACAAAATGTCTTTACCTGTAAAGTTCAAAGACCCTTCAAACAGTGGACGTCAAAACCTACTGGAGGCATTTTTG ATAATGCTTCCTTAGAGCTTGTTACTGGTCCTAGAGTGGTTCAGTCTAGTTCAGAGTACCAGAAGCTGCTGTGCTCTGCCACAGGGTTTTATCCAGAGATAAAGTGGCTTTCACAATTTAGTGTAAAACCTAGCAACTCTTCTACCGTCACACTGATGCAAGATGGCCATGTGAAAGTGTACAGTGAGATATTAGTACCCCAGGACGAGTGGAATAAAGGATTCAATTACACCTGCCGAACTACAGATGGGCCCAGTAGAGAAACCGTTGAAAAAAGCACCAGTATTTGTTCAG CAAATTCTTTGATCAAACCTGCAATCCAAATAACGAAAAACCCTCTTAGAGACTTTATAAAAGTGGGCAAAGTCACATTTTCATGTATTGTTAAAGCTCCAGACAATACTATAGTGTCATGGTTGGTAGATGGCCAACATAAACAACACACCACACAAGGCAAAGACCTGTCCAATAACTTTGTGAGCAGCTTGACTGTGACTAAAGATTTGTTGAAGAAAACCATTGTTTGTACTGCTCGACATCCGTGTTTCCCAGATGAGAGTGCTAGATTTCAGGCTG ATGATATAAAGAAGGGTCCTGTAGTGATGATCAGGAGGTCTTTCATGGATTTAAGTAATGCTGTGCTGGAGTGTGTTGTGCGTGATCTTCCACCTGGTGAGGTCTGCATCACTTTCCAGGCCAATAATGTCGACATCTCAGAACTCGATTGTGTGGATTTGGCCCCCTCTATAAACAGTTTGTCATTGATTAGACCTTTTACAATACCCAGTTCACATCAGAAGAAACAAAATGTCTTTACCTGTAAAGTTCAAAGACCCTTCAAACAGTGGACGTCAAAACCTACTGGAGGCATTTTTG ATAATGCTTCCTTAGAGCTTGTTACTGGTTCTAGAGTGGTTCAGTCTGGTTCAGAGTACCAAAAGCTGCTGTGCTCTGCCACAGGGTTTTATCCAGAGATACAGTGGCTTTCACAATTTAGTGTAAAACCTAGCAATTCTTCAACCGTCACACTGATGCAAGATGGCCATGTGAAAGTTTACAGTGAGATATTAGTACCCCAGGACGAGTGGAATAAAGGATTCAATTACACCTGCCGAACTACAGATGGGCCCAGTAGAGAAACCGTTGAACAAAGCACCAGTATTTGTTCAG TCATTGCGCCATCCAGTCAGCAGGCAGATGTCTACTTGCTGGGTCCTCCTCTCAATTTTGCAAGCTCTGACTTAAATTTGACCTGTATAGTTATTGGTCAGAATGTTAAGTATTTCATCATTCAATGGAAAGTGAATGGAAATACTAGTTATGGTAATGATCAAACTCCAGTACAGCATTCCAACGGGACTCAAagcaaagtaaataaattaaaagtttcAGTTAATGCATGGAATTCACATGCCCTCTTCACTTGTGAGGTTAAGCATTTGTGCTCCGTAGACGCACAACAGCAGAACATCTTAAAAACCAGAG AGCCAAAACAGCCCACCGTGAGAATTCTCAGACCCTCAGACAGTGATCTCTCTGGAGTCAAAAATACCAGCCTTGTTTGCTTTATCAGTGATTTCTTCCCTTCTGATATCTTAGTGGAGTGGAAGCTAAATAAGAAGCTGATTAGCAAGTCTCAGTTCACTAACAGCCCAGTGGTTGCACACTCTTCAGGAGGTTTTTCAATGCATAGTGCTCTAATTTTACCTGGAGATGAGCAAAAGGATGACATCTATTATTGTGAAGTTTCTCACGAGTCTTCCCAAAGACCAATCATTGCCTCTTTGGAGAACTTGTATG catccTTGCACCATTCTGCTCCATCTGCAGAGCTGCTACAGGGTGCTGATGGGCTAATGTGTCTGGTGTCTGGTTTCAGTCCATCTTCCATCAATATTACTTGGTTTATGGGAATGACTGAAATGTCTGAGCAGAACAAGACCAAACTTGCAAAAGACCCTGATGGAAAATTTATCATCCAAAGTCACCTGCCTCTCAAGCCTTCAGAGTGGGCTCCTGGTGAGGTGTACACATGCAGGGTCACTCATATTACTGGCACTCAGTGGTTTAACATCTCGAAAAATTCAG TAATTTCCGAAGAGGCTATatttatgaatgaaaataaacCTGAATTTATTCCTCAAGATACAGTTGGAGAGGTCTGGAATATGGCTTGTGCCTTTCTCATCCTCTTCCTTCTCGCTCTTGTCTATGGATGCACAGTCACTTTGGTCAAAGTGAAGACTGAATGA
- the ighd gene encoding Ig mu chain C region membrane-bound form isoform X32 codes for MVTVSSAQPSAPQSVFGLSQCSSGSDGSITLGCLAKGFSPADSLNFKWKDPAGKDLSDFVQYPAFGKEGDYTKISHIRVRKSDWDAKKPYTCEASNSVGAPKTASLAPPAPPPDLRATVFLTAPTKMELEGGSATFMCLARRFSPKQYEFKWYQNDQEVTNAVDNFFKDEKNGSVTEYSATSILKINAETWKQAESKVKCVFEHNKRNDSREIQYKDTMQDCIDDNVHIDIIPPTPEDMLKNRKGILKCKASGNPQFHFTKIEIKANDLVIAEKEEPLTNREELDAPINYQEWSNGTVFKCIAENTGKTLPEEKTFVRENAWIVWIEHPLFEPINADDSGIANTAVTFIFLFLITLFYSIGATFVKVK; via the exons ATGGTCACCGTCTCGTCAG CTCAACCATCTGCGCCCCAGTCAGTCTTCGGTTTGTCTCAGTGCAGTTCTGGTTCTGATGGGTCAATCACCCTCGGCTGCTTGGCTAAAGGTTTCTCACCTGCAGACTCGCTTAATTTCAAATGGAAGGATCCTGCTGGTAAAGATTTGAGCGATTTTGTGCAGTACCCAGCATTTGGGAAGGAAGGAGATTATACTAAAATCAGCCATATACGAGTGAGAAAAAGCGACTGGGATGCTAAAAAACCTTACACATGTGAAGCCTCCAATTCTGTTGGAGCCCCAAAAACAGCTTCTCTAGCTCCACCAG CCCCACCGCCAGATCTGCGTGCAACTGTGTTCTTAACAGCACCTACAAAAATGGAATTAGAAGGTGGATCAGCAACCTTCATGTGTTTAGCCCGGCGGTTTTCGCCTAAACAATACGAGTTTAAGTGGTATCAGAATGATCAGGAGGTAACGAATGCGGTAGACAATTTTTTCAAAGATGAGAAGAACGGCTCAGTAACCGAATACAGTGCCACAAGCATTTTGAAAATCAACGCAGAAACATGGAAGCAGGCAGAGAGCAAAGTTAAATGCGTGTTTGAGCACAATAAGCGGAATGATAGCAGGGAGATCCAATACAAAG ATACTATGCAAGACTGCATTGACGACAATGTTCATATTGACATCATCCCTCCCACCCCTGAAGACATGCTGAAAAATAGAAAGGGAATTTTAAAGTGCAAAGCCTCAGGAAATCCACAATTCCATTTCACCAAAATAGAGATAAAAGCAAATGATTTAGTCATCGCAGAGAAAGAAGAACCTTTGACAAACCGAGAGGAACTTGATGCTCCTATAAACTATCAAGAATGGAGCAATGGCACTGTGTTCAAATGCATAGCTGAAAACACAGGAAAAACATTGCCAGAGGAAAAAACTTTTGTCAGAGAAAATG CCTGGATTGTGTGGATAGAGCATCCTCTGTTTGAACCCATCAATGCAGATGACAGTGGCATTGCAAACACTGCTGTAACCTTCATTTTCCTGTTCCTCATCACCTTGTTTTACAGCATAGGTGCTACTTTTGTTAAG gtgaaatga
- the ighd gene encoding Ig mu chain C region membrane-bound form isoform X30 encodes MVTVSSAQPSAPQSVFGLSQCSSGSDGSITLGCLAKGFSPADSLNFKWKDPAGKDLSDFVQYPAFGKEGDYTKISHIRVRKSDWDAKKPYTCEASNSVGAPKTASLAPPAPPPDLRATVFLTAPTKMELEGGSATFMCLARRFSPKQYEFKWYQNDQEVTNAVDNFFKDEKNGSVTEYSATSILKINAETWKQAESKVKCVFEHNKRNDSREIQYKDTMQDCIDDNVHIDIIPPTPEDMLKNRKGILKCKASGNPQFHFTKIEIKANDLVIAEKEEPLTNREELDAPINYQEWSNGTVFKCIAENTGKTLPEEKTFVRENGKKRPSVYVLAPPENKANEAMTLTCYVKNFLPKEVFVTWLVNDEPAYGYKNSTSEPVENDDSFSMYSQITVENSEWTGGKVYTCVVYHESIDEKLLVLTRSITDNMDKSSIINLSMTTPAPCKA; translated from the exons ATGGTCACCGTCTCGTCAG CTCAACCATCTGCGCCCCAGTCAGTCTTCGGTTTGTCTCAGTGCAGTTCTGGTTCTGATGGGTCAATCACCCTCGGCTGCTTGGCTAAAGGTTTCTCACCTGCAGACTCGCTTAATTTCAAATGGAAGGATCCTGCTGGTAAAGATTTGAGCGATTTTGTGCAGTACCCAGCATTTGGGAAGGAAGGAGATTATACTAAAATCAGCCATATACGAGTGAGAAAAAGCGACTGGGATGCTAAAAAACCTTACACATGTGAAGCCTCCAATTCTGTTGGAGCCCCAAAAACAGCTTCTCTAGCTCCACCAG CCCCACCGCCAGATCTGCGTGCAACTGTGTTCTTAACAGCACCTACAAAAATGGAATTAGAAGGTGGATCAGCAACCTTCATGTGTTTAGCCCGGCGGTTTTCGCCTAAACAATACGAGTTTAAGTGGTATCAGAATGATCAGGAGGTAACGAATGCGGTAGACAATTTTTTCAAAGATGAGAAGAACGGCTCAGTAACCGAATACAGTGCCACAAGCATTTTGAAAATCAACGCAGAAACATGGAAGCAGGCAGAGAGCAAAGTTAAATGCGTGTTTGAGCACAATAAGCGGAATGATAGCAGGGAGATCCAATACAAAG ATACTATGCAAGACTGCATTGACGACAATGTTCATATTGACATCATCCCTCCCACCCCTGAAGACATGCTGAAAAATAGAAAGGGAATTTTAAAGTGCAAAGCCTCAGGAAATCCACAATTCCATTTCACCAAAATAGAGATAAAAGCAAATGATTTAGTCATCGCAGAGAAAGAAGAACCTTTGACAAACCGAGAGGAACTTGATGCTCCTATAAACTATCAAGAATGGAGCAATGGCACTGTGTTCAAATGCATAGCTGAAAACACAGGAAAAACATTGCCAGAGGAAAAAACTTTTGTCAGAGAAAATG GTAAAAAGAGACCGTCAGTTTACGTGTTAGCACCACCAGAGAACAAAGCAAATGAAGCGATGACCCTGACATGTTATGTAAAGAATTTCTTGCCCAAGGAGGTGTTTGTGACTTGGCTTGTTAACGATGAACCTGCGTATGGGTACAAAAACAGCACTAGTGAGCCAGTTGAGAATGATGATTCCTTCTCCATGTATAGTCAGATCACAGTGGAAAATTCAGAGTGGACGGGTGGTAAAGTGTACACGTGTGTCGTATACCACGAAAGCATTGACGAAAAATTGCTTGTGCTGACAAGATCTATTACTGATAACATGGATAAGTCAAGTATAATTAATCTAAGTATGACCACCCCAGCACCCTGCAAGGCATAG
- the ighd gene encoding Ig mu chain C region membrane-bound form isoform X33, translating to MELEGGSATFMCLARRFSPKQYEFKWYQNDQEVTNAVDNFFKDEKNGSVTEYSATSILKINAETWKQAESKVKCVFEHNKRNDSREIQYKDTMQDCIDDNVHIDIIPPTPEDMLKNRKGILKCKASGNPQFHFTKIEIKANDLVIAEKEEPLTNREELDAPINYQEWSNGTVFKCIAENTGKTLPEEKTFVRENGKKRPSVYVLAPPENKANEAMTLTCYVKNFLPKEVFVTWLVNDEPAYGYKNSTSEPVENDDSFSMYSQITVENSEWTGGKVYTCVVYHESIDEKLLVLTRSITDNMDKSSIINLSMTTPAPCKA from the exons ATGGAATTAGAAGGTGGATCAGCAACCTTCATGTGTTTAGCCCGGCGGTTTTCGCCTAAACAATACGAGTTTAAGTGGTATCAGAATGATCAGGAGGTAACGAATGCGGTAGACAATTTTTTCAAAGATGAGAAGAACGGCTCAGTAACCGAATACAGTGCCACAAGCATTTTGAAAATCAACGCAGAAACATGGAAGCAGGCAGAGAGCAAAGTTAAATGCGTGTTTGAGCACAATAAGCGGAATGATAGCAGGGAGATCCAATACAAAG ATACTATGCAAGACTGCATTGACGACAATGTTCATATTGACATCATCCCTCCCACCCCTGAAGACATGCTGAAAAATAGAAAGGGAATTTTAAAGTGCAAAGCCTCAGGAAATCCACAATTCCATTTCACCAAAATAGAGATAAAAGCAAATGATTTAGTCATCGCAGAGAAAGAAGAACCTTTGACAAACCGAGAGGAACTTGATGCTCCTATAAACTATCAAGAATGGAGCAATGGCACTGTGTTCAAATGCATAGCTGAAAACACAGGAAAAACATTGCCAGAGGAAAAAACTTTTGTCAGAGAAAATG GTAAAAAGAGACCGTCAGTTTACGTGTTAGCACCACCAGAGAACAAAGCAAATGAAGCGATGACCCTGACATGTTATGTAAAGAATTTCTTGCCCAAGGAGGTGTTTGTGACTTGGCTTGTTAACGATGAACCTGCGTATGGGTACAAAAACAGCACTAGTGAGCCAGTTGAGAATGATGATTCCTTCTCCATGTATAGTCAGATCACAGTGGAAAATTCAGAGTGGACGGGTGGTAAAGTGTACACGTGTGTCGTATACCACGAAAGCATTGACGAAAAATTGCTTGTGCTGACAAGATCTATTACTGATAACATGGATAAGTCAAGTATAATTAATCTAAGTATGACCACCCCAGCACCCTGCAAGGCATAG
- the ighd gene encoding Ig mu chain C region membrane-bound form isoform X31 translates to MVTVTSAQPSAPQSVFGLSQCSSGSDGSITLGCLAKGFSPADSLNFKWKDPAGKDLSDFVQYPAFGKEGDYTKISHIRVRKSDWDAKKPYTCEASNSVGAPKTASLAPPAPPPDLRATVFLTAPTKMELEGGSATFMCLARRFSPKQYEFKWYQNDQEVTNAVDNFFKDEKNGSVTEYSATSILKINAETWKQAESKVKCVFEHNKRNDSREIQYKDTMQDCIDDNVHIDIIPPTPEDMLKNRKGILKCKASGNPQFHFTKIEIKANDLVIAEKEEPLTNREELDAPINYQEWSNGTVFKCIAENTGKTLPEEKTFVRENGKKRPSVYVLAPPENKANEAMTLTCYVKNFLPKEVFVTWLVNDEPAYGYKNSTSEPVENDDSFSMYSQITVENSEWTGGKVYTCVVYHESIDEKLLVLTRSITDNMDKSSIINLSMTTPAPCKA, encoded by the exons ATGGTCACAGTGACATCAG CTCAACCATCTGCGCCCCAGTCAGTCTTCGGTTTGTCTCAGTGCAGTTCTGGTTCTGATGGGTCAATCACCCTCGGCTGCTTGGCTAAAGGTTTCTCACCTGCAGACTCGCTTAATTTCAAATGGAAGGATCCTGCTGGTAAAGATTTGAGCGATTTTGTGCAGTACCCAGCATTTGGGAAGGAAGGAGATTATACTAAAATCAGCCATATACGAGTGAGAAAAAGCGACTGGGATGCTAAAAAACCTTACACATGTGAAGCCTCCAATTCTGTTGGAGCCCCAAAAACAGCTTCTCTAGCTCCACCAG CCCCACCGCCAGATCTGCGTGCAACTGTGTTCTTAACAGCACCTACAAAAATGGAATTAGAAGGTGGATCAGCAACCTTCATGTGTTTAGCCCGGCGGTTTTCGCCTAAACAATACGAGTTTAAGTGGTATCAGAATGATCAGGAGGTAACGAATGCGGTAGACAATTTTTTCAAAGATGAGAAGAACGGCTCAGTAACCGAATACAGTGCCACAAGCATTTTGAAAATCAACGCAGAAACATGGAAGCAGGCAGAGAGCAAAGTTAAATGCGTGTTTGAGCACAATAAGCGGAATGATAGCAGGGAGATCCAATACAAAG ATACTATGCAAGACTGCATTGACGACAATGTTCATATTGACATCATCCCTCCCACCCCTGAAGACATGCTGAAAAATAGAAAGGGAATTTTAAAGTGCAAAGCCTCAGGAAATCCACAATTCCATTTCACCAAAATAGAGATAAAAGCAAATGATTTAGTCATCGCAGAGAAAGAAGAACCTTTGACAAACCGAGAGGAACTTGATGCTCCTATAAACTATCAAGAATGGAGCAATGGCACTGTGTTCAAATGCATAGCTGAAAACACAGGAAAAACATTGCCAGAGGAAAAAACTTTTGTCAGAGAAAATG GTAAAAAGAGACCGTCAGTTTACGTGTTAGCACCACCAGAGAACAAAGCAAATGAAGCGATGACCCTGACATGTTATGTAAAGAATTTCTTGCCCAAGGAGGTGTTTGTGACTTGGCTTGTTAACGATGAACCTGCGTATGGGTACAAAAACAGCACTAGTGAGCCAGTTGAGAATGATGATTCCTTCTCCATGTATAGTCAGATCACAGTGGAAAATTCAGAGTGGACGGGTGGTAAAGTGTACACGTGTGTCGTATACCACGAAAGCATTGACGAAAAATTGCTTGTGCTGACAAGATCTATTACTGATAACATGGATAAGTCAAGTATAATTAATCTAAGTATGACCACCCCAGCACCCTGCAAGGCATAG